A stretch of Henckelia pumila isolate YLH828 chromosome 4, ASM3356847v2, whole genome shotgun sequence DNA encodes these proteins:
- the LOC140864248 gene encoding prohibitin-1, mitochondrial-like yields the protein MNLNNVKVPKLPGGGAASAVIKLGIVAGLGIYGVANSLYNVDGGHRAIVFNRIVGVKDKVYPEGTHLMIPWFDRPTIYDVRARPHLVESTSGSRDLQMVKIGLRVLTRPVPDQLPTIYRTLGENYNERVLPSIIHETLKTVVAQYNASQLITQRESVSREIRKILTERAAYFNIALDDVSITGLTFGKEFTAAIEAKQVAAQEAERAKFVVEKAEQDKQSAIIRAQGEAKSAQLIGQAIANNSAFLTLRRIEASKEISHTVATSGNRVYLNSDELLLNLQDLNSEHKKK from the exons ATGAATCTGAACAATGTCAAGGTGCCGAAGTTGCCTGGTGGAGGTGCAGCATCTGCTGTGATCAAACTGGGAATTGTCGCTGGGCTTGGCATCTATGGAGTTGCTAACAGTCTCTACAATGTTGATGGAGGGCACCGTGCCATTGTCTTCAACCGTATTGTTGGTGTTAAAGATAAG GTGTATCCAGAAGGGACTCACTTGATGATCCCATGGTTTGATAGACCAACTATTTATGATGTTCGGGCGCGTCCACATCTGGTGGAGAGCACTTCAGGCAGTCGTGACCTTCAGATG GTAAAAATTGGTCTTCGGGTTCTTACTCGCCCTGTACCAGACCAGTTACCCACTATTTATAGAACCCTCGGTGAAAACTACAACGAGCGAGTCCTGCCTTCAATCATTCATGAGACGCTGAAAACTGTGGTTGCCCAGTATAATGCTAGCCAGCTTATCACACAGAGAGAG AGCGTGAGTAGGGAAATACGGAAAATACTGACAGAAAGAGCTGCTTATTTCAACATCGCACTGGATGATGTCTCCATCACAGGACTGACCTTTGGAAAGGAGTTTACTGCTGCAATTGAAGCCAAACAAGTAGCTGCACAAGAGGCTGAGAGGGCCAAGTTTGTGGTTGAAAAGGCCGAGCAAGACAAACAAAGTGCTATCATTAGAGCACAG GGAGAGGCTAAGAGTGCCCAGCTGATTGGCCAAGCTATTGCCAACAATTCAGCCTTTTTAACACTCAGGAGAATCGAAGCTTCTAAAGAAATTTCTCACACCGTTGCAACTTCAGGCAACAGGGTGTACTTGAACTCCGATGAGCTCCTGCTGAACCTTCAGGACCTGAACTCAGAACATAAAAAGAAGTAA
- the LOC140866679 gene encoding zinc finger CCCH domain-containing protein 61-like: MGSTTVCDELQHKFHHSHQPYLNKKSLREIDIPPRKLLSRRSAAAALAPVSDVFSDSPKAEDALSKFLPCNNVDEDDSDPYSSDQFRIYEFKVRKCTRSRSHDWTDCPFAHPGEKARRRDPRRFHYSGTVCSEFRKGYCNKGDGCEFSHGVFECWLHPSRYRTEACKDGKNCKRKVCFFAHSTKQLRMSPDPSSSPPHMASPMSEKVYRSLNHCCFCHASPTSPLMGMSHLSPPISPPLSPPVNAPEFSRLSSMESCGFPELSNGGITYKDALAELMCSMESMRVKEAPVSHSPALMSTATRRNLPWLDVNSFSSGEAEQPQFVLSPSTPSPGTSKFFTGESKFFNGNFSGRNLMEDYSSSRYNNETNLGGPDLGWVNDLLT; the protein is encoded by the coding sequence ATGGGTAGTACTACTGTTTGTGATGAGCTACAACACAAGTTTCACCACTCTCACCAACCTTACCTCAACAAGAAATCCCTCCGGGAGATCGACATCCCTCCTCGGAAGCTCCTCAGCCGCCGCTCCGCGGCGGCGGCGCTTGCGCCGGTTTCCGACGTGTTCTCGGACTCCCCCAAGGCGGAGGACGCGCTCTCCAAGTTCTTGCCTTGCAACAACGTGGACGAGGATGATTCCGATCCTTATTCTTCCGATCAGTTCAGAATCTACGAATTCAAGGTCAGGAAGTGCACTCGGAGCCGCAGCCACGACTGGACGGATTGCCCTTTTGCTCATCCGGGGGAGAAGGCTCGGAGGAGGGACCCGAGGAGGTTCCATTACTCTGGAACCGTGTGCTCTGAGTTTCGGAAGGGGTACTGCAACAAAGGCGATGGCTGTGAATTCTCGCATGGGGTGTTCGAGTGCTGGCTTCACCCGTCTCGCTACCGAACCGAGGCGTGCAAAGATGGGAAGAATTGCAAGCGGAAGGTGTGTTTCTTCGCTCATTCCACCAAGCAGCTTCGCATGTCGCCGGATCCGTCGTCTTCTCCGCCGCACATGGCTTCTCCGATGTCGGAGAAAGTGTACCGGAGTCTCAACCATTGCTGTTTCTGCCACGCTTCGCCTACTTCTCCTCTGATGGGCATGTCTCATCTGTCGCCGCCGATCTCGCCGCCGCTTTCCCCTCCGGTGAACGCGCCGGAGTTCTCGAGGCTGTCGAGCATGGAATCTTGTGGGTTCCCCGAGCTCAGCAACGGCGGGATAACTTACAAAGATGCGTTAGCCGAATTGATGTGTTCTATGGAATCCATGCGTGTGAAGGAAGCTCCGGTATCTCATTCTCCGGCGCTCATGAGCACCGCCACCAGGAGGAATCTTCCCTGGTTGGATGTGAATAGTTTCAGCTCCGGCGAGGCGGAGCAGCCGCAGTTTGTGTTGTCTCCTTCCACCCCGAGCCCTGGAACTAGCAAATTCTTTACTGGAGAGAGCAAGTTCTTCAATGGGAATTTTTCTGGCAGGAATTTGATGGAAGATTACAGCAGCAGCAGGTACAACAATGAAACCAATCTGGGTGGGCCGGATCTTGGGTGGGTCAATGATCTTCTCACTTGA